One Oryza sativa Japonica Group chromosome 8, ASM3414082v1 DNA window includes the following coding sequences:
- the LOC4344615 gene encoding cysteine-rich repeat secretory protein 55, which translates to MAALSQLLLTVFLAAALLPLAMAATTTTYPIGSFCWEPGMNYGDLNGSDAVVRRRSINFVVSDLVAKARTGGGFATSKAGRGYDAFYGLAQCRGDVSGGDCDACLAQAAKQMVSYCNYTSDSRLWYEYCFMRYDNYNFLGEVDTREDASVTMRQWPDMDNPKAFQKAAGKAMGKATAQAVAVGSSGLGRAKEQYTPFVSVYALAQCTRDLSPPSCAQCLSAAVSKFDKACGSGPGCQIDYSSCWARYEIYPFYFPLAAAGRATIDMTKYTKVTVH; encoded by the exons ATGGCGGCATTAAGCCAGCTGCTACTTACAGTCTTCTTGGCCGCTGCATTGCTCCCactggccatggcggcgacgacgacgacgtatCCCATCGGCAGCTTCTGCTGGGAGCCGGGGATGAACTACGGCGATCTCAACGGCAGCGATGCCGTCGTCAGGCGGCGGAGCATCAACTTCGTCGTCTCCGACCTTGTCGCCAAGGCGCGCACCGGCGGCGGATTCGCCACCTCCAAGGCCGGCAGGGGGTACGACGCCTTCTACGGCCTCGCGCAGTGCCGCGGCGACGTCTCCGGCGGCGACTGCGACGCCTGCCTCGCCCAAGCCGCCAAGCAGATGGTCTCCTACTGCAACTATACATCAGACTCCAGGCTATG gTATGAGTATTGCTTCATGCGGTACGACAACTATAACTTTCTTGGGGAGGTGGACACGAGGGAGGATGCAAGCGTGACAATGAGACAATGGCCGGACATGGACAACCCCAAGGCTTTCCAGAAAGCAGCGGGGAAGGCAATGGGAAAAGCAACAGCGCAAGCCGTTGCGGTGGGCAGCAGCGGGCTAGGTAGGGCGAAGGAGCAATACACCCCATTCGTGAGTGTCTACGCATTGGCGCAGTGCACACGAGACttatcgccgccgtcgtgcgcGCAATGCCTGTCGGCAGCAGTGTCCAAGTTTGATAAGGCCTGTGGTAGCGGACCAGGGTGCCAGATCGACTATAGCAGCTGCTGGGCGCGTTACGAGATCTACCCCTTCTACTTCCCCCTTGCTGCTGCCGGTCGCGCCACCATCGATATGACCAAATACACTAAGGTCACCGTGCATTGA
- the LOC4344616 gene encoding cysteine-rich repeat secretory protein 55 → MASPSRRSHHCCLVLVALSLAAMLLPMAMATTISMSPIGTFCWNPSYNEMSSGEAIARRRSINSVVSDLAAKARAGGGFATSSAGRGIDAFYGLAQCRGDVSGGDCDACLAQAAKQMVTNCNYTLDSRIWYEYCFMRYVDFNFFGEMDTRTDASVTLRQWPDMDNPMAFQKAVGKATGKAVAHAVTMGSGGLGRAKEQCTSFVNVYALAQCTRDLAPPLCAQCLSTTVSKFAEACGSGQGCQIDYSSCWVRYEIYPFYFPLEANRQAPTDLTKYTKVTMH, encoded by the exons ATGGCGTCACCAAGCAGAAGATCGCACCATTGCTGCCTGGTACTAGTTGCTCTCTCGTTGGCTGCAATGTTGCTCCCAATGGCCATGGCTACTACGATATCGATGTCTCCCATTGGCACCTTCTGCTGGAATCCGAGCTACAACGAGATGAGCAGCGGCGAGGCCATCGCCAGGCGGCGCAGCATCAACTCCGTCGTCTCCGACCTCGCCGCCAaggcgcgcgccggcggcggattcgccacctcctccgccggcagGGGCATCGACGCCTTCTACGGCCTCGCGCAGTGCCGCGGCGACGTCTCCGGCGGCGACTGCGACGCCTGCCTCGCCCAAGCCGCCAAACAGATGGTCACCAACTGCAACTATACATTAGACTCCAGAATATG GTATGAGTACTGCTTCATGCGGTACGTTGACTTCAACTTCTTTGGGGAGATGGACACGAGGACAGACGCAAGTGTGACCCTGAGGCAATGGCCGGATATGGACAACCCCATGGCGTTCCAGAAGGCAGTAGGAAAGGCGACGGGGAAAGCGGTAGCGCATGCTGTCACGATGGGTAGCGGTGGGCTGGGCAGAGCGAAGGAGCAGTGCACATCATTCGTGAACGTCTATGCGTTGGCACAATGCACGCGGGATCTGGCACCACCACTGTGCGCACAATGCCTGTCAACGACGGTTTCCAAGTTTGCCGAGGCCTGCGGCAGTGGGCAGGGGTGCCAGATTGACTATAGTAGCTGTTGGGTGCGCTACGAGATCTACCCGTTCTATTTTCCACTCGAGGCCAACAGGCAGGCCCCCACCGACTTGACAAAGTACACCAAGGTCACGATGCATTGA
- the LOC4344618 gene encoding cysteine-rich repeat secretory protein 55 — protein sequence MAALSQLVLVTAFLAAALLPLGMAATTYPIGSFCSESGMNYGDLNSSEAVVRRRSVNFVVSDLVAKARTGGGFATSRAGRGYDAFYGLAQCRGDVSGGDCDACLAQAAKQIVSNCNYTSDSRIWYEYCFMRYYNYDFIGEVDTREDASVTMINWQNMDNPKAFQKAAGKAMGKATAQAVAVGRSGLGRAKEQYTPFVSVYALAQCTRDLAPPACARCLSEIVSKFDKTCNSAQGCQIDYSSCWARYEIYPFYFPLEAGSRATIDMSKYTKVTMH from the exons ATGGCGGCATTAAGCCAGCTGGTACTAGTTACAGCCTTTTTGGCCGCTGCATTGCTCCCACTGggcatggcggcgacgacgtaTCCCATCGGCAGCTTCTGCTCGGAGTCCGGGATGAACTACGGCGATCTCAACAGCAGCGAGGCCGTCGTCAGGCGGCGCAGCGTCAACTTCGTCGTCTCCGACCTCGTCGCCAAGGCGCGCACCGGCGGCGGATTCGCCACCTCCAGAGCCGGCAGGGGGTACGACGCCTTCTACGGCCTCGCGCAGTGCCGCGGCGACGTCTCCGGCGGCGACTGCGACGCCTGCCTCGCTCAAGCCGCCAAGCAGATTGTCTCCAACTGCAACTACACATCAGACTCCAGAATATG GTACGAATACTGCTTCATGCGGTACTACAACTACGACTTCATCGGGGAAGTGGATACGAGGGAGGATGCAAGCGTGACCATGATAAATTGGCAGAACATGGACAACCCCAAGGCATTCCAGAAGGCAGCGGGGAAAGCTATGGGAAAGGCGACAGCACAAGCTGTTGCAGTGGGTAGGAGTGGGCTAGGCAGGGCGAAGGAGCAGTACACGCCGTTTGTGAGTGTTTACGCGTTAGCACAGTGCACGCGAGACCTAGCGCCGCCAGCGTGCGCACGGTGCCTATCGGAGATAGTGTCCAAGTTTGACAAAACTTGCAACAGCGCTCAAGGATGCCAGATTGATTACAGCAGCTGTTGGGCGCGCTACGAGATCTACCCCTTCTACTTCCCACTCGAGGCAGGCAGTCGTGCCACTATCGACATGTCCAAGTACACCAAGGTCACCATGCACTAA
- the LOC4344619 gene encoding cysteine-rich repeat secretory protein 55: MAALSQLVLVAVVSLVALLPLGMAATTYDPIGSFCSETWMNYGDLNSSEAVTRRRAVNFVVSDLVAKARTGGGFATSKAGRGSEVFYGLAQCRGDVSGGDCDACLAQAAKQMVSNCNYTSDSRIWYEYCFMRYYSSYNFIGDVDTREDASVTLRRWPDMDNPKAFQKVVGKAMVKATTQAVSVGGNGLGRAKEQYTPFVSVYALAQCTRDLAPPACAQCLSSTVSKFDKACGAAQGCQIDYSSCWARYEIYPFYFPLEANGRATIDMNKYTKVTMH; encoded by the exons ATGGCGGCATTAAGCCAGCTGGTACTGGTCGCCGTCGTCTCATTGGTTGCCTTGCTCCCACTGggcatggcggcgacgacgtaTGATCCCATCGGCAGCTTCTGCTCGGAGACGTGGATGAACTACGGCGATCTCAACAGCAGCGAGGCCGTCACCAGGCGGCGCGCCGTCAACTTCGTCGTCTCCGACCTCGTCGCCAAGGCGCGCACCGGCGGCGGATTCGCCACCTCCAAGGCCGGCAGGGGCTCCGAGGTCTTCTACGGCCTCGCGCAGTGCCGCGGCGACGTCTCCGGCGGCGACTGCGACGCCTGCCTCGCCCAAGCCGCCAAGCAGATGGTCTCCAACTGCAACTACACATCAGACTCCAGAATTTG GTACGAGTACTGCTTCATGCGGTACTACAGCAGCTACAACTTCATCGGGGATGTGGACACGAGGGAGGACGCAAGCGTGACCTTGAGGAGATGGCCGGACATGGACAACCCAAAGGCGTTCCAGAAGGTGGTGGGGAAGGCGATGGTAAAAGCAACAACACAGGCTGTCTCGGTGGGTGGCAACGGTCTGGGCAGGGCGAAGGAGCAGTACACGCCGTTCGTGAGCGTCTACGCGCTGGCCCAGTGCACACGAGACCTTGCACCGCCTGCGTGTGCTCAGTGCCTATCTTCGACAGTGTCCAAGTTTGACAAGGCTTGTGGCGCTGCGCAGGGGTGCCAAATCGACTATAGCAGCTGTTGGGCACGCTACGAAATCTACCCCTTCTATTTCCCACTCGAAGCCAACGGCCGTGCCACTATTGATATGAACAAGTACACTAAAGTTACCATGCACTGA